One window from the genome of Malus domestica chromosome 01, GDT2T_hap1 encodes:
- the LOC103432949 gene encoding LOB domain-containing protein 1-like codes for MEFDAKTATTTTSTASLPPPFSYSPSSTSSPSTASFPFPNSQHLSNYLSPHASNSNIATNPFPTSPSPPPAPVILSPCAACKILRRKCAEKCVLAPYFPPTEPLKFTIAHRVFGASNIIKLLQEIPESHRADAVSSMVYEANARIHDPVYGCAGAIFQLQKQVGELQAQLAKTQAELVNMQCQQGNLIALICMDMAQSKEQAILQQQQSNNIDTSCFLDENNLGTAWEPLWT; via the exons ATGGAGTTCGATGCCAAAACTGCTACCACTACTACAAGTACGGCATCACTTCCACCTCCATTCTCCTACTCTCCATCCTCTACTTCTTCTCCCAGTACTGcatcatttccctttcctaacTCTCAGCACTTATCTAATTATCTTTCTCCTCATGCTTCTAATAGTAATATTGCTACAAATCCATTTCCGACCTCTCCTTCACCGCCACCGGCACCTGTGATTCTCAGCCCATGCGCCGCCTGCAAGATTCTTCGCCGCAAGTGTGCGGAGAAGTGCGTTTTAGCTCCATACTTCCCTCCTACTGAGCCCCTCAAGTTCACTATTGCCCACAGAGTCTTTGGAGCTAGCAACATCATCAAGCTCTTGCAG GAGATTCCGGAGTCTCATAGAGCAGATGCAGTGAGTAGCATGGTTTACGAAGCCAATGCTAGAATTCACGACCCGGTTTATGGCTGCGCCGGAGCAATTTTCCAACTCCAGAAACAAGTCGGTGAGCTCCAAGCCCAACTGGCCAAGACACAGGCAGAGCTAGTGAACATGCAATGCCAGCAAGGAAATTTGATTGCCCTAATTTGCATGGACATGGCACAGTCTAAAGAACAAGCCATTTTGCAGCAGCAACAGTCTAATAACATTGACACAAGCTGTTTTCTGGATGAAAACAATTTGGGCACGGCTTGGGAGCCTCTCTGGACATAA
- the LOC103426362 gene encoding pentatricopeptide repeat-containing protein At2g16880-like — translation MAAPTQALTQRQLLKTLTNLLTSTKILNPEPLKPYIPHLTQPLLLSIISSKALASQPTALLFFFRWVQDHTPSLTQSPQTLLALLPSLFTHHKFSDAKALLVQFIAADRKNDLHRLILHPDPTVPKPSKALLDTSIGAYVESGKPHLAAQVFDKMKRLRLQPNLLTCNTLINGLVRYRSSQSISLSRGVFKHAVELGVKVNTNTFNILICGYCLEHKFRDAVELLSRMSEFRCMPDNVSYNTILNWLCKKGQLSEARDLLLDMKNRGLFPNRNTFNILVCGYCKMGWLKEAMQVIELMTQNSLLPDIWTYNVLIKGLCREGRIEEALRLRVEMENLRLMPDVVTYNTLIDGYFEWSSDSEAFKLVEDMHEKGVKANAVTYNIIVKWFCKEGKLDEASDTIRKMEEDGFAPDCVTYNTLINEYCKAGKMAEAFKMMNKMGTKGLKMDIFTLNTLLYTLCSEKKLDEAFELLRTATKRGYILDEVSYGTLITGCFKNEKANKGFKLWDEMKEKQVVPSIVTYNTIIGGLCQSGKTDQAFDKLNELLERGLVPDGITYNTIIHGYCREGNVEKAFQFHNKMVEKSFKPDVYTCNILLCGLCREGMLEKALKLFNTWISKGKDIDAVTYNTLISSLCKEGRFDDVFALFSEMEEKKLAPDQYTYTAILGALTDTGRIKEAEEFILKMIDMGKLPDWPPELEKVKNGVAESSVEYDSSTGAYSEKIIECCFQGKYKDAMHILEESMQKGMTLNKDVYINLMNGLIKRRKSISKAVKL, via the coding sequence ATGGCAGCTCCAACTCAAGCCCTAACTCAGCGTCAACTcctcaaaaccctaaccaaCCTCTTGACCTCCACAAAAATCCTAAACCCAGAACCCCTAAAACCCTACATTCCTCACCTGACCCAACCCCTCCTCCTCTCCATCATCTCCTCCAAAGCCCTAGCCTCTCAACCCACcgccctcctcttcttcttccggTGGGTCCAGGATCACACGCCCTCCCTAACCCAATCCCCACAGACCCTCCTCGCCCTCCTCCCCTCCCtcttcacccaccacaagtTCTCCGACGCCAAAGCCCTCCTCGTCCAATTCATCGCCGCCGATCGCAAGAACGATCTCCACCGCCTCATTCTTCACCCGGACCCCACCGTGCCGAAGCCCTCGAAGGCCCTTCTGGACACTTCCATTGGGGCGTATGTGGAATCCGGGAAACCCCACCTTGCAGCCCAAGTGTTTGATAAAATGAAGCGGCTTCGGCTTCAGCCCAATTTGCTCACCTGCAATACTCTGATTAATGGTCTGGTAAGGTACCGGTCATCGCAATCGATTTCATTGTCTAGAGGTGTGTTTAAGCATGCTGTTGAGTTAGGGGTTAAAGTGAATACAAATACTTTTAACATTTTGATATGTGGGTATTGCTTGGAGCATAAGTTTAGGGATGCTGTAGAGTTGTTGAGTAGGATGAGTGAATTCAGATGCATGCCCGATAATGTGAGCTATAATACGATATTGAACTGGCTGTGTAAGAAGGGGCAGTTGAGTGAGGCCCGGGACTTGTTGTTGGACATGAAGAATCGAGGGTTGTTTCCGAATAGGAACACGTTTAACATTTTGGTTTGTGGGTATTGTAAGATGGGATGGTTGAAGGAGGCAATGCAGGTGATTGAGTTGATGACACAGAACAGTTTGTTGCCGGATATTTGGACGTACAATGTCTTGATTAAGGGGTTGTGTAGGGAGGGTAGGATTGAGGAGGCTCTGAGGCTTCGGGTTGAGATGGAAAATTTGAGGTTGATGCCTGATGTTGTCACGTATAACACATTGATTGATGGGTATTTTGAGTGGAGCAGCGATTCAGAGGCCTTTAAGTTGGTTGAGGATATGCATGAAAAGGGAGTGAAAGCAAATGCAGTTACTTATAATATAATAGTAAAGTGGTTCTGTAAAGAAGGGAAGCTGGATGAAGCCAGTGATACTATAAGGAAGATGGAGGAAGATGGGTTTGCTCCTGATTGTGTCACTTATAATACTTTGATTAACGAGTATTGCAAGGCAGGAAAAATGGCAGAAGCATTTAAAATGATGAATAAGATGGGTACGAAAGGTTTGAAGATGGACATCTTTACTCTCAATACTCTTCTTTACACTCTCTGCAGTGAGAAGAAGCTGGACGAGGCATTTGAGTTGCTTCGTACTGCAACTAAGCGGGGTTATATTCTTGATGAGGTAAGCTATGGAACCTTGATCACGGGATGCTTTAAGAACGAAAAGGCCAACAAGGGTTTCAAGCTTTGGGATGAGATGAAGGAGAAGCAGGTTGTTCCCAGCATTGTCACCTATAACACTATAATTGGAGGCCTCTGCCAGTCTGGAAAAACTGATCAAGCATTTGACAAGTTGAATGAGCTTCTAGAGAGGGGTCTAGTCCCGGATGGAATTACATACAACACAATAATTCATGGTTACTGCCGTGAGGGGAATGTTGAGAAAGCATTTCAgttccacaacaaaatggttgagaaatcaTTCAAGCCAGATGTCTATACATGTAATATTCTTCTTTGTGGGCTATGTAGAGAGGGTATGTTAGAAAAAGCTCTTAAGCTTTTTAACACATGGATTTCGAAAGGGAAAGACATTGATGCAGTTACTTACAACACATTGATATCAAGCCTTTGCAAAGAAGGAAGGTTTGATGATGTTTTTGCTCTTTTTTCGGAAATGGAAGAAAAGAAATTAGCACCAGACCAGTATACATACACTGCCATTCTGGGTGCACTTACCGATACTGGTAGGATTAAGGAAGCAGAAgaatttattttgaaaatgaTTGATATGGGAAAGTTACCTGATTGGCCCCCAGAATTGGAGAAGGTTAAAAATGGAGTGGCCGAATCTTCAGTTGAATATGATTCAAGCACAGGAGCCTATTCAGAGAAAATCATTGAGTGTTGCTTTCAAGGTAAATATAAGGATGCAATGCACATTTTGGAAGAGTCAATGCAGAAAGGCATGACGTTAAATAAAGATGTTTACATTAATTTGATGAATGGGCTGATTAAGAGGCGAAAAAGCATATCAAAAGCTGTTAAGCTGTAG